Proteins found in one Planctomycetes bacterium MalM25 genomic segment:
- the pppA gene encoding Leader peptidase PppA produces the protein MFDWFDNAFVLGETPWWLESGPWLAAALWFFAVGGCVGSFLNVVALRGARGEDVVFRPSGCPVCGGRIRARHNLPILGYLMLGGRCYDCRTPIPIRYFLWELAFAVLFAVVGMWGAGHYFR, from the coding sequence ATGTTCGACTGGTTCGACAACGCGTTCGTGCTCGGAGAGACCCCGTGGTGGCTGGAGTCCGGCCCGTGGCTTGCGGCGGCGCTCTGGTTCTTCGCGGTCGGCGGCTGCGTGGGGAGCTTCTTGAACGTCGTCGCGCTGCGCGGCGCGCGGGGCGAGGACGTCGTCTTCCGCCCCAGCGGGTGCCCCGTCTGCGGAGGCCGTATCCGGGCGCGGCACAACCTGCCGATCCTCGGTTACCTGATGCTCGGCGGGCGGTGCTACGACTGCCGCACGCCGATCCCGATCCGCTATTTCCTGTGGGAACTGGCGTTCGCGGTGCTGTTCGCGGTGGTGGGCATGTGG